The following are encoded in a window of Actinomyces oris genomic DNA:
- the sepH gene encoding septation protein SepH — translation MKEAPPMVELELLGANGDTIVMTDEDGERYSIVVDDALRAAVRRDRGAILPPSGTVAEAPAPLRPRQLQAYMRAGATAAEVAISTGMDVEHVRRFEGPVLAERQWAVSQAQSCRIGWEKDSPLLGELVVDRLATRGVDPSSLEWDALREGRDPWLIMVTFVQSAEEKQARWSLDLTARAVHALDDEARWLTEAGAGSKRPAVFDQDSKAPGASASAPSAQSGHSPAAAGSAAGSAVSAASAPAAASGESTGLAVEMPAGMLPVREYGRPTSGAMSADDTDALLADLASSRGRRVEVEMPQDDDLSGFAGEGNADEDAFTDPHGIDYTSSPESPEVPSPPARGMEERRTEAGSRADDESLEQTAGLSAQVYSMSERRRLHTGNHPAGTRLVTASSAPSAAPSAPSPAVERIPVGRRAPLGADSPTEPVPEIPMPSRSEVLAKASPGPSAASAAGTQEPLPDMPRTPPTKKKSRRRSRRSVPSWDEIVFGARPE, via the coding sequence ATGAAGGAGGCCCCACCCATGGTCGAACTCGAGCTGCTGGGTGCCAACGGTGACACGATTGTCATGACCGACGAGGACGGCGAGCGTTACAGCATCGTCGTCGACGACGCCCTCAGGGCCGCGGTGCGCCGTGACCGCGGAGCGATCCTGCCCCCGTCGGGGACGGTCGCCGAGGCGCCGGCGCCCCTGCGCCCCCGGCAGCTCCAGGCCTACATGCGCGCCGGTGCGACCGCCGCCGAGGTCGCCATCAGCACGGGCATGGACGTGGAGCACGTGCGCCGTTTCGAGGGGCCGGTGCTCGCCGAGCGCCAGTGGGCCGTCTCGCAGGCCCAGTCCTGCCGGATCGGCTGGGAGAAGGACTCCCCCCTGCTCGGCGAGCTGGTGGTGGACCGCCTGGCCACACGCGGCGTCGACCCTTCCAGCCTCGAGTGGGACGCGCTGCGCGAGGGCCGCGACCCCTGGCTCATCATGGTGACCTTCGTGCAGTCCGCCGAGGAGAAGCAGGCGCGCTGGTCACTGGACCTGACCGCCCGCGCGGTTCACGCCCTGGACGATGAGGCTCGCTGGCTCACCGAGGCCGGAGCCGGATCCAAGCGCCCTGCCGTCTTCGACCAGGACTCCAAGGCCCCCGGGGCCTCAGCCTCTGCGCCGTCGGCCCAGTCGGGGCACTCCCCCGCGGCCGCGGGCTCAGCGGCCGGCAGTGCGGTCTCGGCGGCCTCCGCCCCGGCTGCGGCCTCCGGCGAGTCCACCGGGCTGGCCGTCGAGATGCCCGCCGGGATGCTGCCGGTTCGGGAGTACGGTCGCCCCACCAGTGGCGCCATGTCGGCCGATGACACCGACGCGCTGCTGGCCGACCTGGCCTCCAGCCGGGGCCGGCGCGTCGAGGTGGAGATGCCCCAGGACGACGACCTGAGCGGCTTCGCCGGTGAGGGTAACGCGGATGAGGACGCCTTCACCGATCCCCACGGCATCGACTACACCAGCAGCCCTGAGAGCCCCGAGGTCCCCTCACCCCCGGCCCGGGGCATGGAGGAGCGCCGCACCGAGGCCGGTTCCAGGGCCGACGATGAGTCCTTGGAGCAGACCGCGGGCCTGAGTGCGCAGGTCTACTCGATGTCGGAGCGCAGACGTCTGCACACCGGCAACCACCCGGCCGGAACCCGGCTGGTGACGGCCTCCAGCGCCCCCTCGGCGGCGCCGTCTGCCCCGAGCCCAGCGGTGGAGCGCATCCCCGTGGGACGTCGGGCACCGCTGGGGGCGGACAGCCCCACCGAACCGGTGCCGGAGATCCCCATGCCGTCGCGCTCCGAGGTCCTGGCCAAGGCCTCCCCCGGCCCGTCTGCCGCCTCGGCGGCGGGTACGCAGGAGCCTCTGCCCGACATGCCCAGGACGCCTCCGACCAAGAAGAAGTCCCGCCGTCGCTCACGGCGCTCCGTACCCTCCTGGGATGAGATCGTCTTCGGTGCCAGGCCCGAGTAG
- a CDS encoding alkaline phosphatase family protein yields the protein MGPLTAGGQPAPAPAPDSPQDPALRYVLAVGAVSAGLSLADTKHDGDTDRDADRDAVLSPTGDPAEPVVSDARARAVARSWGIEPAGEPGEAGGGPGTVVVLVDGLGLEMLRQRRGHTPTLRQWLAQREAATAAAGAGILTCRPSTTAAALTMLGTSALPGTTGMVGYSVLNPRLGSPLDASAVPGPEQVLSLITWKGDNVPSPRSWQNVPTIFERLPDESAVSIGPSRFAGSGLTEAALRGASHLGADRLEDRPGLAAGALRRGTPLVYLYVGELDKTGHKHGWLSEQWLTQLERLDAAMAELARRVPAGTRILLSADHGMVDTDPDHRIDLSAHRDLVRDVVAVAGEPRLTHLHVADGDVDLAAEVAHRYRHVLGDRAMWIGTREQAGEHLGVLGARARGVVGDVVVAMAENWVLVDPRVHSESAIAMPGVHGSFTPAETEVPLLITEA from the coding sequence ATGGGGCCCCTGACCGCCGGCGGACAGCCCGCACCGGCTCCCGCTCCGGACTCCCCACAGGATCCGGCGCTCCGCTACGTCCTGGCGGTCGGCGCCGTCAGTGCCGGACTGAGCCTGGCTGACACCAAGCACGACGGCGATACCGACCGTGATGCCGACCGAGATGCCGTCCTCAGCCCCACCGGCGATCCCGCTGAACCAGTCGTCTCCGACGCCCGTGCCCGGGCGGTCGCCCGCAGCTGGGGCATTGAGCCGGCCGGTGAGCCGGGGGAGGCCGGTGGCGGCCCGGGAACCGTCGTCGTCCTCGTGGACGGTCTGGGTCTGGAGATGCTCCGTCAGCGTCGCGGGCACACCCCCACCCTGCGCCAGTGGCTGGCACAGCGCGAGGCCGCCACTGCCGCCGCCGGTGCGGGAATCCTCACCTGCCGGCCCTCGACGACGGCTGCGGCCCTGACCATGCTGGGCACCTCCGCACTGCCCGGCACCACCGGCATGGTCGGCTACTCGGTGCTCAACCCCCGCCTGGGGTCCCCTCTTGATGCCTCCGCCGTCCCCGGCCCCGAGCAGGTCCTCAGCCTCATCACCTGGAAGGGGGACAACGTCCCCAGCCCCAGGTCCTGGCAGAACGTGCCCACGATCTTCGAACGGCTCCCGGACGAGAGCGCGGTGAGCATCGGACCGAGCCGGTTTGCCGGCTCCGGCCTGACCGAGGCCGCCCTACGAGGCGCCTCGCACCTGGGGGCCGACCGGCTGGAGGACCGGCCCGGCCTGGCTGCCGGAGCCCTGCGCCGCGGCACCCCGCTGGTCTACCTCTACGTCGGCGAGCTGGACAAGACCGGACACAAGCACGGGTGGCTCAGTGAGCAGTGGCTGACCCAGCTCGAGCGCCTCGACGCCGCCATGGCCGAGCTGGCCCGCCGTGTTCCCGCCGGAACCAGGATTCTCCTCAGCGCCGACCACGGCATGGTCGATACCGATCCCGATCACCGCATCGACTTGAGCGCCCACCGCGATCTCGTTCGCGACGTCGTCGCCGTGGCCGGAGAGCCCAGGCTGACGCACCTGCACGTTGCCGACGGCGACGTGGACCTGGCCGCCGAGGTGGCCCACCGCTACCGCCACGTCCTGGGGGATCGGGCGATGTGGATCGGGACCAGGGAGCAGGCCGGTGAGCACCTGGGTGTCCTTGGCGCGCGAGCACGGGGCGTCGTCGGGGACGTTGTCGTGGCCATGGCCGAGAACTGGGTCCTCGTGGACCCCCGGGTCCACTCCGAGTCCGCCATCGCCATGCCCGGCGTCCACGGCTCCTTCACCCCGGCCGAGACCGAGGTGCCGCTGCTCATCACCGAGGCCTGA
- a CDS encoding DUF5998 family protein: protein MTTHSGRSSATGPASHEASQEAFADLVQQVELAGYYPELVLDTLRLATGEEEILSGMVQSETTFAEAVHRHLTVLALTPSRLIIVHVDDTPRDDGSPGALATSEAVPLSRIRSMALTRGVADPARGGGTLTEMTIAVSWGSVRRIDMEPATCGDPDCQADHGMTGVSVPDDVVIRVAAGVEGAAALARAETFAGRLSQMAARAAAL from the coding sequence ATGACGACCCACTCAGGCCGCAGCTCGGCCACCGGTCCCGCCTCGCACGAGGCGTCCCAGGAGGCCTTCGCAGACCTGGTGCAGCAGGTGGAGCTCGCCGGCTACTACCCCGAGCTGGTGCTTGACACCCTCCGCCTGGCTACGGGCGAGGAGGAAATCCTCTCCGGCATGGTCCAGTCCGAGACCACCTTCGCCGAGGCGGTCCACCGCCACCTGACCGTCCTGGCTCTGACCCCCAGCCGCCTCATCATCGTCCACGTTGACGACACCCCTCGCGACGACGGCAGCCCCGGCGCCCTGGCCACCAGCGAGGCCGTCCCGCTCAGCCGTATCCGCTCCATGGCCCTGACCCGCGGCGTGGCCGACCCGGCCCGGGGCGGAGGAACCCTCACCGAGATGACGATCGCGGTCTCCTGGGGCTCGGTGCGCCGTATCGACATGGAGCCGGCCACCTGCGGCGACCCCGACTGCCAGGCCGACCACGGCATGACCGGTGTGTCCGTGCCCGACGACGTCGTCATCCGCGTGGCCGCGGGCGTGGAGGGCGCCGCCGCCCTGGCCCGCGCCGAGACCTTCGCCGGCCGGCTCTCACAGATGGCGGCCCGCGCCGCCGCCCTGTGA